In one window of Methanolobus mangrovi DNA:
- a CDS encoding sulfide-dependent adenosine diphosphate thiazole synthase gives MELDEIVITRAIVDEFSKVFLDYIDVDVALVGGGPANLVAAKYLGEAGLKTVLFEKKLSIGGGMWGGGMMFPRIVVQEEAKHILDEFGINYHEYEKGYYVASSIESVAKLICGATEAGVEIFNLIDVEDVMIREDDAVCGLVINWGPVSMARLHVDPLAVRAKVVIDGTGHDAGVCSTVQRKVPGAELGELGVVGEKPMWADVGERMLMETTREVYPGLIVTGMAANAVAGAPRMGPVFGGMMLSGKKAAEIAIEKLKK, from the coding sequence ATGGAACTAGATGAGATCGTTATTACAAGAGCCATAGTTGATGAATTTTCAAAGGTTTTCCTTGATTATATTGATGTGGACGTAGCACTCGTAGGCGGAGGACCTGCAAATCTGGTTGCTGCCAAATATCTTGGAGAGGCAGGTTTAAAAACTGTTCTTTTTGAGAAAAAACTCTCAATAGGAGGGGGAATGTGGGGAGGAGGGATGATGTTCCCCAGAATAGTGGTCCAGGAAGAGGCAAAACATATCCTTGATGAATTCGGAATTAACTACCACGAATACGAAAAAGGATACTATGTTGCAAGCTCCATAGAATCTGTTGCAAAGCTGATATGCGGTGCAACCGAAGCAGGTGTGGAGATATTCAATCTTATTGACGTAGAAGACGTAATGATTCGTGAGGATGACGCAGTTTGTGGCCTTGTCATCAACTGGGGACCGGTTTCCATGGCACGCCTTCATGTAGACCCTCTTGCAGTGCGTGCAAAGGTTGTTATTGACGGAACAGGACATGATGCAGGCGTCTGCAGTACTGTCCAGCGCAAGGTACCAGGCGCAGAACTTGGAGAACTGGGCGTTGTTGGGGAAAAACCAATGTGGGCTGATGTAGGAGAGCGTATGTTAATGGAAACTACAAGAGAGGTATACCCAGGGCTCATAGTCACTGGAATGGCAGCTAATGCCGTTGCAGGTGCCCCAAGAATGGGACCGGTCTTTGGTGGAATGATGCTATCCGGCAAAAAGGCTGCCGAAATTGCCATAGAGAAGTTGAAAAAATAA
- a CDS encoding ribonuclease Z, producing the protein MLRVTFLGTGGSLPTPERNPSAIMVNREGELMLFDCGEGTQQQMMRAKTGMKALSSIFITHFHADHILGIPGLIQTMSFHGRTEPLKIYGPHWVHEFAKILSALGYYKLRFEIDAIDLNPGDIIKRDEYSIMALKTEHSIPSLGYALIENERIGKFNRQKAIDLGVQPGPLFSKLHRGESVEVDGKLIHSKDVVGDGRPGRKIVYTGDTRPCKAILEASKDADLLIHDSTLASDQQEWAIESMHSTAQEAAALAKEANVLRLVLTHISSRYSDDASQLFEEAKDIFEKVVVAEDMMELDIPYKDKK; encoded by the coding sequence ATGCTTCGCGTAACATTTCTTGGAACTGGAGGTTCACTCCCAACACCTGAACGCAATCCATCGGCCATTATGGTCAACCGTGAAGGCGAGCTGATGCTCTTTGATTGTGGAGAAGGAACACAACAACAGATGATGCGGGCTAAGACCGGAATGAAAGCATTATCCTCCATATTCATAACACACTTCCATGCAGACCATATACTTGGGATCCCTGGACTCATACAGACAATGTCATTCCATGGAAGAACTGAGCCATTGAAAATCTATGGCCCCCACTGGGTTCATGAATTCGCCAAAATACTCAGTGCACTTGGCTACTATAAACTGCGTTTTGAGATCGATGCCATTGACCTGAATCCGGGAGATATCATCAAACGGGATGAATATTCCATAATGGCCTTAAAAACAGAACACAGCATACCCAGTTTGGGATATGCCCTCATAGAGAATGAACGAATAGGAAAGTTCAACCGCCAGAAAGCCATCGATCTTGGAGTTCAACCAGGACCACTCTTTTCCAAACTTCATCGAGGAGAATCCGTAGAAGTAGATGGCAAATTAATCCACTCAAAAGATGTAGTGGGAGATGGGCGCCCCGGAAGGAAAATAGTTTACACAGGAGATACCCGGCCCTGTAAAGCCATACTTGAAGCCAGTAAGGATGCAGACCTCCTTATACACGATTCCACACTTGCAAGCGACCAGCAGGAATGGGCAATTGAGTCTATGCATTCAACTGCGCAGGAGGCTGCGGCTCTGGCAAAGGAAGCAAATGTGCTGAGACTCGTACTTACACATATAAGCTCCAGATATTCAGATGATGCAAGTCAGCTATTTGAAGAAGCTAAAGATATTTTCGAAAAAGTGGTTGTCGCCGAGGACATGATGGAACTTGACATCCCATACAAGGATAAAAAATGA
- a CDS encoding sensor histidine kinase, which translates to MKSEHTIKNMKITGVANTVFLLIVCILGFVLLAPFIISKDTSSIVISSVLIGFTFIAIIYASSHIEKKNIELETKITELDTKREELEYLVKRNAKIEVMISSLISMFITPKDIDGTIHEALQKTATLCDSEKSTLFLYKNNSNPYISHQWNKHQNQKSIFENAGFSNFPWIKEKLKKKEIIFISKDTKLRENADRERNSIFSGGLQSLLIIPVESNGESIGFISIENDNMADACFQEYSQTLKVVSELISMALNHRSFLKDIALFKNLINRSNDFIFVIDMEKNIIIDVNETACQELGYTRDEILSMEKHDIHSLFNDNFWENDLRNLFGNSYLEPNKILTRKDGSILHAEINVTFSTLNQYNYALAIVRDITKRRDIESILAKTKEVMQLALEGANLGTWDWNLKTNEVMYDERWAEMMGYDLADIEGNIESWRKLTYPDDLKIVQENINKHLQGKTPFLESEFRVRNSKGKWQWILARGKLTEWDKNNEPFRFTGTTMDLDERKRVEEELLRSNELKDLFTDIMRHDILNPAGNIKGYLELLYEMEDDPTKAKYVANIQKNNNKLIEMIETAAQFAKLESIDELNVARMDIKTILISVIEQFDQHLLEKNMEIELKVSDSCFAMLNPIVEEIFSNYISNAIKYSPENTRIFVDVIDSNYQWKVTVTDFGEGISDEAKPLVFDRFKRVNKTGVKGSGLGLAIVKKIAELLGGTVGVEDNPAGKGSIFWVRLKKCQNDSEIKN; encoded by the coding sequence ATGAAAAGTGAACATACGATAAAGAATATGAAAATAACAGGTGTTGCAAATACCGTATTTCTTTTGATTGTTTGTATATTAGGATTCGTATTACTTGCACCATTCATAATTTCAAAGGATACAAGTTCCATAGTAATCAGTTCGGTTTTGATAGGATTCACATTCATAGCCATAATCTATGCCAGTAGCCATATTGAAAAAAAGAACATAGAGCTGGAAACAAAGATTACTGAACTGGACACAAAACGTGAAGAACTTGAATACCTTGTAAAACGCAACGCAAAGATAGAGGTAATGATATCTTCACTCATATCGATGTTCATCACTCCAAAAGACATTGACGGCACCATACATGAAGCTTTACAGAAAACGGCCACGCTCTGTGATTCTGAAAAAAGTACCCTATTCCTGTATAAAAATAACAGTAACCCCTACATATCACACCAATGGAACAAACATCAGAATCAGAAAAGCATCTTTGAAAATGCAGGCTTTTCAAACTTTCCATGGATAAAAGAGAAACTGAAGAAAAAAGAAATAATCTTTATCTCAAAAGACACTAAACTTCGCGAAAATGCAGACAGAGAAAGGAATAGCATATTTTCAGGAGGATTACAGTCCCTCTTGATAATACCGGTGGAATCAAATGGTGAATCAATAGGTTTCATCAGCATCGAAAATGATAACATGGCTGATGCCTGTTTCCAGGAATACTCCCAGACGCTGAAAGTGGTTTCAGAACTTATAAGCATGGCATTGAATCATAGGTCATTCCTCAAAGACATAGCCCTTTTCAAGAATCTGATAAACAGATCTAATGACTTCATCTTTGTTATTGATATGGAAAAGAACATCATCATAGATGTAAATGAAACTGCATGCCAGGAACTTGGGTACACCAGAGATGAGATCCTCAGTATGGAAAAACACGATATCCACTCACTTTTCAATGATAATTTCTGGGAGAATGACCTTCGGAACCTTTTTGGAAACAGTTATCTTGAACCAAATAAAATACTGACAAGAAAAGACGGAAGCATATTACATGCTGAAATAAACGTCACTTTTTCCACCCTTAACCAGTATAATTATGCCCTTGCAATTGTACGTGACATCACAAAACGCAGAGATATTGAAAGCATACTTGCAAAGACAAAAGAAGTTATGCAACTGGCACTTGAAGGTGCAAATCTTGGAACATGGGACTGGAACCTCAAGACAAATGAAGTCATGTACGATGAACGTTGGGCCGAAATGATGGGATATGACCTGGCAGACATCGAAGGTAACATTGAAAGCTGGAGAAAGCTAACCTACCCGGACGACCTTAAAATAGTACAGGAAAATATCAATAAGCACCTGCAAGGAAAAACACCTTTCTTAGAGTCTGAATTCAGGGTGAGGAATAGCAAAGGAAAGTGGCAGTGGATACTTGCCAGAGGGAAGTTGACAGAGTGGGACAAAAACAATGAACCTTTCAGGTTCACAGGAACTACAATGGATCTTGACGAGAGAAAGAGAGTCGAAGAAGAGCTTCTCCGTTCAAATGAGCTAAAGGACCTGTTCACAGATATAATGCGCCATGATATACTCAATCCTGCAGGGAACATAAAAGGATATTTAGAATTGCTTTATGAGATGGAAGATGATCCCACAAAAGCAAAATATGTCGCGAATATACAAAAGAACAATAACAAGCTTATTGAAATGATAGAGACAGCTGCCCAATTTGCTAAATTGGAATCCATTGATGAGCTGAATGTTGCCAGAATGGACATAAAAACCATCCTGATAAGTGTGATAGAGCAATTCGACCAGCACCTTCTGGAAAAGAATATGGAAATTGAATTGAAAGTAAGCGACAGTTGTTTCGCCATGCTTAATCCTATTGTCGAAGAGATATTTTCTAATTATATATCGAATGCCATAAAGTACAGCCCGGAAAATACAAGAATTTTCGTAGATGTCATCGACTCCAACTATCAGTGGAAAGTAACCGTGACTGATTTTGGAGAAGGAATATCAGATGAGGCAAAGCCGCTTGTATTTGACCGTTTCAAAAGAGTAAACAAAACAGGTGTGAAAGGCAGTGGACTTGGACTTGCCATTGTCAAAAAAATAGCTGAACTTCTTGGTGGAACAGTGGGCGTTGAAGATAATCCTGCAGGAAAGGGCAGTATATTCTGGGTCCGGCTGAAAAAATGCCAAAATGATTCTGAAATCAAAAACTGA
- a CDS encoding 30S ribosomal protein S8e, producing the protein MKWQGRSRRKYTGAKVKTARGKRKFELGRESADTHINETKRKNVATRGGNRKVRLLQCNVANVTDSQGKTQTASIETVTGNAANGHYIRRNILTKGSIIKTSIGNAKITSRPGQDGVVNAVLLE; encoded by the coding sequence ATGAAATGGCAAGGCAGATCTAGAAGGAAATACACAGGTGCTAAAGTTAAAACGGCTCGTGGTAAGAGGAAATTCGAGCTTGGTCGTGAATCAGCTGATACTCACATTAACGAGACAAAGAGGAAGAACGTTGCAACCAGAGGCGGAAACAGGAAAGTAAGGCTACTCCAGTGCAATGTTGCAAACGTAACTGACTCACAGGGTAAGACTCAGACCGCAAGCATAGAGACCGTAACCGGAAATGCTGCAAATGGGCACTACATCAGGCGTAACATTCTTACAAAGGGTTCCATTATCAAGACATCTATTGGTAATGCAAAGATCACAAGCCGTCCAGGTCAGGATGGTGTAGTGAACGCAGTATTGCTCGAATAA
- a CDS encoding AAA family ATPase: protein MIFIVRTAQKTSSKSTRESNTEPAECTAEFLVMEPAGYPMASVLDEYPEITDPGVFEHYAREQWKGYKAHKGDYLFDRRMYPDFAYKVADVEPPGSVIGQNTRIIVRDTVAGNVPTIEFRSDVTFDDVIGQQNARKKCKLIERFLEAPDKFGKWAPRNVLFYGPSGTGKTMLAKALANKAHVPIIPVKATELIGEFVGEGARQIHQLYERAQEMAPCILFIDELDAIALDRRHQELRGDVAEIVNALLTEMDGIVERPGVCTIGATNRTDTIDPAVRSRFEEEIEFTLPDEKERLEILESNIETFPIPAKGVDLKAIAKMTGGLSGRDLVGKVLKTALHNVIIEDREFVSAEDLLASVKKLKNIPQPSNSDRMYI, encoded by the coding sequence ATGATATTTATAGTACGGACCGCCCAGAAAACTAGCTCTAAATCTACTCGTGAATCAAATACAGAACCTGCAGAGTGTACAGCAGAGTTCCTTGTCATGGAGCCGGCAGGTTATCCTATGGCCAGTGTCCTTGATGAGTACCCTGAGATCACAGATCCTGGTGTTTTTGAACATTATGCCAGAGAACAGTGGAAAGGTTACAAGGCGCATAAAGGTGATTATCTTTTTGACCGCCGCATGTATCCTGATTTTGCTTACAAGGTTGCCGATGTTGAACCTCCAGGTTCGGTCATCGGGCAGAATACTCGTATTATTGTCAGGGATACGGTTGCGGGTAATGTTCCTACAATAGAGTTTAGAAGTGATGTTACCTTTGATGATGTCATAGGTCAGCAAAATGCGCGTAAGAAATGTAAACTGATAGAACGCTTTCTGGAAGCACCTGACAAATTTGGTAAATGGGCACCACGAAATGTCCTCTTTTACGGACCATCCGGTACTGGCAAGACCATGCTTGCAAAAGCACTGGCAAATAAAGCTCATGTGCCCATTATTCCTGTAAAGGCTACGGAACTAATCGGTGAATTCGTAGGTGAAGGCGCCCGACAGATACATCAGTTGTATGAGCGGGCACAGGAAATGGCACCATGTATCCTTTTCATCGATGAACTGGACGCCATTGCTCTTGATCGCAGGCATCAGGAATTGCGTGGGGACGTTGCAGAGATCGTGAATGCACTGCTTACGGAGATGGACGGTATTGTCGAGCGTCCGGGTGTATGCACAATTGGGGCTACTAACCGTACTGATACGATAGACCCTGCTGTAAGGAGTAGATTTGAAGAAGAGATCGAGTTCACGCTGCCTGATGAAAAAGAGCGTCTTGAAATTCTGGAGTCTAATATAGAAACCTTCCCCATCCCTGCAAAAGGTGTTGACCTTAAGGCAATAGCGAAGATGACTGGGGGACTTTCCGGAAGGGATCTTGTTGGCAAAGTTCTTAAGACTGCACTTCACAATGTTATCATAGAGGACAGGGAATTCGTATCTGCTGAAGATTTGCTTGCTTCAGTCAAGAAACTGAAGAATATCCCACAGCCATCAAATTCCGACAGGATGTACATTTAA
- a CDS encoding sulfurtransferase TusA family protein, with amino-acid sequence MAKETIELDLKGETCPLTFVKTKLQLEGLDSGDRLTVIFDYAPAISNVPKSVKAEGHIILGIDVEENDIWKVHIEKA; translated from the coding sequence ATGGCAAAAGAAACAATCGAATTAGACCTTAAAGGGGAGACTTGCCCCCTCACTTTCGTAAAAACAAAACTACAGTTAGAGGGTCTGGACAGTGGTGACCGTCTCACGGTAATTTTTGATTATGCTCCTGCGATATCGAATGTGCCAAAAAGTGTGAAGGCCGAAGGTCATATCATTCTTGGTATAGATGTGGAAGAGAATGATATATGGAAAGTTCATATTGAGAAGGCCTGA
- a CDS encoding cobalamin B12-binding domain-containing protein, with product MLARDNIIKKAIEAIMTLNDVMAQNVAMEALEAGIEPEYVIEEGFYAGINRIEEMFKEGKIFLPHMIAAAEAMEAGVRVLIPSKENMLSDMKSKGTVIIGTIEGDIHSIGKDIVATSLQIDGYEVINLGVDVPVETFIEKSMSIHPDIVATSALMTITMTNQLTLEKELKEAGIRDSLKTVVGGTPVTPEWAQAIGADIYGSDASDVVRKVNMILGSKKRNECPPKELLAVNASH from the coding sequence GTGCTAGCAAGAGACAATATTATTAAGAAGGCCATAGAAGCCATCATGACACTCAATGACGTCATGGCACAGAATGTTGCAATGGAAGCACTTGAAGCAGGAATCGAACCAGAATATGTGATTGAAGAGGGATTCTATGCAGGCATCAACCGGATAGAAGAAATGTTCAAGGAAGGTAAAATATTCCTGCCCCACATGATCGCAGCCGCTGAGGCTATGGAAGCTGGGGTCAGAGTACTAATACCCTCAAAGGAAAACATGCTTTCTGACATGAAATCTAAAGGTACTGTTATTATTGGAACTATTGAAGGAGACATACATTCAATTGGTAAGGATATCGTTGCAACATCCCTTCAGATAGATGGATATGAAGTCATTAATCTTGGCGTTGACGTACCGGTGGAAACTTTTATTGAAAAATCGATGAGCATACACCCGGATATTGTAGCTACATCTGCGTTGATGACAATAACAATGACTAACCAGCTAACCCTTGAGAAAGAACTAAAGGAAGCAGGGATTCGTGATTCATTGAAAACAGTGGTTGGCGGTACTCCTGTAACCCCCGAATGGGCTCAGGCAATTGGTGCAGATATTTATGGAAGTGATGCATCAGATGTTGTGAGGAAAGTGAATATGATTTTAGGATCTAAAAAGAGAAATGAATGTCCTCCAAAAGAACTTCTTGCTGTTAATGCATCTCATTGA
- the purF gene encoding amidophosphoribosyltransferase, translating to MREECGVVGIIQFNPELHPVPSALRIYYALYALQHRGQESAGITVHDGKHPGTIKGMGLVPEVFNKDDLVGLKGDVGIGHVRYSTSGDSRIENCQPFIVNYKSGSVSLAHNGNLVNSHDLRTQLEAEGHIFVASSDTEVIAHLLVKELLKHDVVEAVRNVMKQLNGSYSLAIMIDDLLMAVRDPLGFKPLCIGTIDSGFVVASESVAIDTLNGKLLRDVKPGELVIFRNGDVESHQLFDEKYSAHCVFEYVYFARPDSIIDGQLVYKVRERIGERLAREHPVEADMVSPVPDSGITSAIGFSKESKIDYEESLMKNRYIGRTFILPGQAMRETAVRLKMNTIGENIKGKKVILVDDSIVRGTTSRRIIDMVRNAGASEVHARIGSPPIVAPCYLGIDMASRDELIAAHKTIPGVEAVINADSLGYLSIDGLVESIGINRDELCLGCLTSAYPVEIPGENICQRRQLKLHEF from the coding sequence ATGCGCGAAGAATGCGGTGTTGTGGGGATCATCCAGTTCAATCCGGAACTGCATCCAGTCCCTTCCGCACTTCGTATCTACTATGCGTTATACGCTCTTCAGCATCGTGGCCAGGAATCGGCTGGTATCACTGTTCATGACGGCAAACATCCGGGAACTATTAAAGGTATGGGCCTTGTGCCTGAGGTCTTTAACAAGGATGATCTTGTAGGTCTCAAAGGTGATGTTGGTATTGGTCATGTGCGCTATTCTACTTCTGGTGATTCACGCATAGAAAACTGTCAGCCATTTATCGTTAATTACAAAAGTGGCAGTGTGTCACTTGCGCACAATGGTAATCTGGTTAATAGTCATGACTTGCGCACACAGCTTGAAGCGGAAGGGCATATTTTCGTTGCAAGTTCTGATACTGAAGTAATTGCTCATCTTTTGGTAAAGGAACTTCTCAAACATGATGTTGTTGAGGCTGTACGTAATGTAATGAAGCAGCTCAATGGTTCTTATTCTCTGGCCATCATGATAGATGACCTTCTCATGGCTGTAAGGGATCCACTTGGGTTCAAACCGCTCTGTATAGGTACTATTGATTCTGGGTTTGTTGTTGCTTCTGAGAGTGTGGCTATTGATACGCTCAACGGGAAACTCTTAAGGGATGTTAAACCTGGTGAACTTGTAATCTTCCGAAATGGCGATGTCGAATCACACCAGTTATTTGATGAAAAATACTCTGCTCATTGTGTCTTTGAGTATGTTTATTTTGCACGCCCTGACTCTATAATTGACGGACAACTTGTGTACAAGGTTCGTGAAAGGATTGGAGAAAGGCTGGCTCGTGAACATCCGGTTGAAGCTGACATGGTTTCTCCTGTGCCTGATTCAGGTATCACATCTGCGATTGGCTTTTCCAAGGAATCAAAGATCGATTATGAAGAGAGTCTCATGAAGAATCGTTATATCGGTCGTACTTTCATTCTTCCTGGTCAGGCAATGCGCGAAACTGCTGTACGTCTTAAGATGAATACCATTGGTGAGAACATCAAAGGTAAAAAAGTTATTCTTGTTGATGACAGCATCGTAAGAGGTACTACTTCCCGTCGAATTATAGATATGGTTCGCAATGCCGGTGCTAGTGAGGTGCATGCACGTATAGGAAGTCCTCCTATAGTTGCACCATGTTATCTTGGTATTGATATGGCTTCAAGAGATGAGCTGATAGCAGCCCATAAAACCATACCTGGGGTTGAAGCTGTGATCAATGCGGATTCATTGGGTTATCTGAGTATAGATGGTCTGGTGGAATCAATTGGTATTAACAGGGATGAACTGTGTCTGGGATGTCTTACATCTGCTTACCCTGTGGAGATTCCTGGTGAAAATATCTGCCAGAGAAGACAATTGAAACTACATGAATTCTAG
- a CDS encoding Lrp/AsnC family transcriptional regulator translates to MDDKTRHILECLEEDARTSHEKIAAMTGLTVDGVSKRVKELEDAGVIRKYKTVIDWDMAGDEYVYAVIELKVTLERKLGYQDLVERLYKFPEVRSVRLLSGQYDLSLTVSGKSMKEVAFFVAEKISTLEQVQHTTTHFVLKTYKEDGVILYEQDHVTRLLVTP, encoded by the coding sequence ATGGATGATAAAACTCGTCATATTCTGGAATGCCTTGAAGAAGATGCAAGGACAAGTCATGAGAAAATCGCAGCTATGACAGGGCTTACTGTCGATGGGGTTAGTAAAAGGGTAAAAGAACTCGAAGATGCTGGCGTGATTCGTAAGTACAAGACTGTCATTGATTGGGATATGGCAGGTGACGAGTATGTCTACGCAGTCATCGAGCTGAAAGTGACCCTTGAGAGGAAACTCGGCTACCAGGATCTTGTTGAACGCTTGTACAAGTTCCCTGAAGTGCGCTCTGTAAGGCTGCTCTCAGGACAATATGATCTCTCACTTACCGTTTCAGGCAAGTCTATGAAGGAAGTTGCTTTCTTTGTTGCAGAGAAGATCTCCACTCTTGAACAGGTTCAGCATACAACAACTCATTTTGTCCTGAAGACCTATAAGGAGGATGGCGTTATCCTCTACGAGCAGGACCATGTTACACGTTTACTGGTGACTCCCTGA
- a CDS encoding aminotransferase class I/II-fold pyridoxal phosphate-dependent enzyme has translation MRKACNSSEFVADVMKKVPPSGIRRYFDLASEIDDVISLGVGEPDYVTPWHIREACIHSLECGETSYTSNYGLIELREEISNLFSTKYGVDYNPASEILVTSGVSEALDVAIRAITNPGDEIIVVQPSYVAYVPSVMFAGGVPVIVSTKLENNFKLTAEELESAITDKTKAVIINYPNNPTGATMGREDFEAIADVVCEHDIMVISDEVYDCLTYNGGHTCFSSLEGMRDRTILLNGFSKAYAMTGFRMAYAMANPKIISAMMLIHQYSMLCAPITAQIGAIEALKNGTNEMEKMVRDYDRRRHLIISGLNKIGLDCFEPKGAFYAFPSIKNTGLTSDQFAERLLNEQKVVTIPGNVFGEAGTGFLRCSYATSREEIEKALERIGAFVDSL, from the coding sequence ATGAGAAAGGCATGCAACTCTTCGGAATTTGTAGCGGATGTTATGAAGAAAGTCCCTCCATCGGGCATACGTCGCTATTTTGATCTTGCATCAGAGATAGATGACGTGATCTCTCTTGGTGTAGGTGAACCTGATTATGTTACTCCGTGGCATATTAGAGAAGCGTGTATCCATTCCCTTGAATGTGGTGAAACCTCATATACTTCCAATTATGGTCTTATTGAACTGAGGGAAGAGATCTCAAATCTCTTTTCCACAAAGTACGGTGTTGATTACAACCCTGCTTCCGAGATATTGGTAACTTCAGGTGTCAGTGAAGCTCTTGATGTTGCAATCCGTGCCATCACCAATCCTGGTGATGAGATCATTGTAGTCCAGCCTTCATATGTAGCCTATGTGCCTTCTGTGATGTTTGCAGGTGGCGTGCCTGTAATTGTTTCAACGAAGCTGGAGAATAATTTCAAACTGACTGCCGAGGAGCTTGAATCTGCTATTACAGACAAGACCAAGGCTGTTATTATCAATTATCCTAACAATCCTACCGGTGCCACAATGGGCAGGGAGGATTTTGAGGCTATCGCGGATGTTGTCTGCGAGCATGACATAATGGTCATATCCGACGAGGTCTATGACTGCCTTACATACAACGGTGGACACACCTGTTTCTCCTCACTTGAAGGAATGCGTGACAGGACCATCCTGTTGAATGGTTTTTCCAAAGCATACGCAATGACTGGTTTTAGGATGGCATATGCAATGGCTAATCCGAAGATCATCAGTGCTATGATGCTGATACACCAGTATTCCATGCTCTGTGCTCCAATCACGGCACAGATAGGAGCCATAGAAGCCCTCAAGAACGGCACAAATGAAATGGAAAAGATGGTCCGTGACTATGATCGTCGCAGACACCTTATCATAAGTGGCCTGAACAAGATAGGGCTCGACTGTTTCGAGCCAAAGGGCGCATTCTATGCTTTCCCTTCCATAAAGAACACTGGCTTAACTTCCGACCAGTTCGCAGAACGTCTGCTGAACGAGCAGAAGGTCGTCACAATCCCAGGTAATGTGTTCGGTGAAGCTGGCACAGGTTTCCTCAGGTGCTCATATGCAACTTCCAGAGAAGAAATTGAAAAGGCACTGGAACGTATCGGGGCTTTTGTTGATAGTCTGTGA
- a CDS encoding winged helix-turn-helix domain-containing protein, whose protein sequence is MLEYGGLLTQKEIAEQSYLPPRTIRYALNRLKDEDFLQERFYFKDARQSLYGLKNVPDISETFMSESPEVNPGITNMPAKGYELTAF, encoded by the coding sequence GTGCTTGAATACGGCGGCCTCCTGACTCAAAAGGAGATAGCCGAACAAAGCTACCTCCCTCCCCGCACCATCAGGTACGCGCTTAACAGGCTGAAGGATGAGGATTTCCTGCAGGAAAGATTCTATTTCAAGGATGCAAGACAAAGCCTGTATGGTTTGAAAAACGTACCGGATATAAGTGAGACTTTTATGAGCGAAAGTCCAGAAGTAAATCCGGGAATTACAAACATGCCTGCAAAAGGTTATGAACTGACAGCTTTCTGA